One part of the Phragmites australis chromosome 3, lpPhrAust1.1, whole genome shotgun sequence genome encodes these proteins:
- the LOC133912652 gene encoding horcolin-like isoform X1 has translation MSSVVKLGTWGGDGGITHDITVAPQRLESITIRWGKVIDWIAFSYRDRDKQLHTAGPWGGTGGKSEEMVSQITLDASEYVTDVAGSVGPIGDLTHVITSLKIVTNRATYGPFGRGDGTPFNIPVLNNGSIVGMFARAGDYLDAVGFYILPF, from the exons Atg agctcggtggtgaagctCGGGACatggggcggcgacggcgggatCACCCACGACATCACGGTGGCGCCGCAGCGGCTCGAGAGTATAACCATCCGCTGGGGCAAGGTCATCGACTGGATCGCCTTCTCCTACCGGGACCGGGACAAGCAGCTGCACACCGCCGGCCCCTGGGGCGGCACCGGAGGGAAGAGTGAGGAGATGGTGAGTCAG ATCACCCTCGACGCTTCGGAGTACGTGACGGATGTTGCCGGGTCTGTGGGCCCGATCGGGGACCTGACCCATGTCATCACCTCGCTCAAGATCGTCACCAACCGTGCCACCTACGGGCCGTTCGGGCGCGGCGACGGCACGCCCTTCAACATCCCGGTGCTCAACAACGGCAGCATTGTCGGCATGTTCGCCCGCGCCGGAGATTACCTCGACGCCGTCGGCTTCTACATCCTTCCCTTCTGA
- the LOC133912652 gene encoding horcolin-like isoform X2: protein MSSVVKLGTWGGDGGITHDITVAPQRLESITIRWGKVIDWIAFSYRDRDKQLHTAGPWGGTGGKSEEMITLDASEYVTDVAGSVGPIGDLTHVITSLKIVTNRATYGPFGRGDGTPFNIPVLNNGSIVGMFARAGDYLDAVGFYILPF from the exons Atg agctcggtggtgaagctCGGGACatggggcggcgacggcgggatCACCCACGACATCACGGTGGCGCCGCAGCGGCTCGAGAGTATAACCATCCGCTGGGGCAAGGTCATCGACTGGATCGCCTTCTCCTACCGGGACCGGGACAAGCAGCTGCACACCGCCGGCCCCTGGGGCGGCACCGGAGGGAAGAGTGAGGAGATG ATCACCCTCGACGCTTCGGAGTACGTGACGGATGTTGCCGGGTCTGTGGGCCCGATCGGGGACCTGACCCATGTCATCACCTCGCTCAAGATCGTCACCAACCGTGCCACCTACGGGCCGTTCGGGCGCGGCGACGGCACGCCCTTCAACATCCCGGTGCTCAACAACGGCAGCATTGTCGGCATGTTCGCCCGCGCCGGAGATTACCTCGACGCCGTCGGCTTCTACATCCTTCCCTTCTGA